A segment of the Bacillota bacterium genome:
GATACTTTCCGAGACACCCCTGGCAAACTTCCTTCCGCTGGGGGCGGAAGCACCATGGAACCATATCTCTCCCATAAAACACACGCCCGTGGGCCCGCCAATCGCGGGTTATCCAGCCTAGTGAGCAAGCATCAACCCTAGGGGAAAAGGGGCTAATAAAAGAAACACCCACTGCAATCGTTTCGGACACTAAAGTGGGGAAGCCCTGCCCTCCCCCATTCAGTAATCCAGGCTAAGCCTTTCCTTGCCGGTGGATTGATGCGCATTGAAGCGCCCGATGACGACTACAAAAATGAAGGGCCACCGTTGGTCACCGCCTAAAGAAATGGGGACACTCCCTGGTTTTACTCAGGGGGCGCGTCCAGTAAATCCTTCAGTTTCTCGAGTTCTTTCAGCTCTTTGAGACACTTTTCCTTGGAGAGTCTCAGTTCCTGATACTTCCTATCGGAACGTCGGAACAGTTTTCGCCAAAAGGCCTTGGAAAAGAAAGGAGGATACAACTTTCGGTTGATCTCTTCTAGTTTTCCTTCGATTTCCTCTTTGCGCATGTCGATAGTACCGGTGAGGATTTCACACAGCAATTCGGTGTTTTCCGTAAGGCCTTTGCGCTTGATAGCGAGTCGGTATTGTCTGACGGCCTCCGCTAAGTCGCCCTTCCGATGGGCTTGGAGACTAGCATACACATAGGTATTCTGAGGCATCCAACCACTCTTACGGAGACGATCCACTAGCTTCTTTGCCGCCACCCCTATGGCAATCCTGGTCATCCAAACCGAAAACATGACTCATACCTGCAATGCCTTTTCCATCAAACTGGGATCCGCGGGTACTTCCTCTTGTACTCCTCCCACTCATCTCGGGTGAGGTCCTGGGGTTCTTTACCAAACATCTTTCGCATATTATCCGCGGCCGCTTCCACCAACTCCCTGTTGACCGATGCCGCAGCCAAAACGGCACCTCCCACCGCAAAAGGGCCATCGACGAAATCAATACCGGTCAGAGTCTCGAGGCCCCGTTCCAACAGAAGCCCCCCAGAAATCCCACACTTCCCGCCGCTGTTATCTTAACGATTCTTTTCATCGACCGAAACCGCCCTCTTTTTTTCTTCCCTTAGCAGTTCTTCTTTCAGCCGAAGAAAATATTGGTCCTTCTTATCCAACCGTTTCTGCAGGTTATGTACCTCACGACGAAGCTTTGCTTCCGTCTTCACCGCCACGTGCGAGTATCCATTCTCCACCGCCCACTAGTCGAACGGTGGATTGTTCTTTTCAAGTATCCTAAGGATTCGCCCCACCCGGTGGAAGTAAACACTGGTCAACAATGAAAAAAAGTGCTACGATGAGGTCATAGCCCTTTCCCCGGTTTTCCGGGAAGGGGTTCTCTTTTCCGAACCCTAGAGTTCTACTTCTTGGACGATGGTCTACTTACATGCCTAACGAAGGATGATGTACGTGCACACCCCCATACCGGCAAAGCCCTTTCTCAAATGGGCTGGAGGTAAAACGCAACTGTTGGCCGCGTTAACAGAGCGTCTACCGCGCCAGATTAGGGAGTCTGGTATAATCGAAGTCTATGTAGAGCCCTTTGTGGGCGGAGGAGCTTTCTTCTTTCACCTGAAGAGCAACTTCACAGTAAAGAGGGCCTATTTACTTGACATCAACAAAGAATTGATCCTGGGCTATCGGGTGATACAAGAAGCACCGGAAGCACTAATCGTTCTCCTAAAGGAACTGGAGGCGAAATACCAAACCCTGAATTCCCAAGGAAGAAAGGCCTTCTACTATGCCATTCGAGAACAGTATAACCAACAGATGTATCACTTCAACTATGGATCCTTTAATGAGGACTGGATCCTGCGGGCCAGCTGGCTGATCTTCCTCAACAAGACCTGCTATAACGGCTTGTTTCGTCAAAACCAGAAGGGAGAGTTTAACGTTCCCCATGGCAGTT
Coding sequences within it:
- a CDS encoding DNA adenine methylase encodes the protein MMYVHTPIPAKPFLKWAGGKTQLLAALTERLPRQIRESGIIEVYVEPFVGGGAFFFHLKSNFTVKRAYLLDINKELILGYRVIQEAPEALIVLLKELEAKYQTLNSQGRKAFYYAIREQYNQQMYHFNYGSFNEDWILRASWLIFLNKTCYNGLFRQNQKGEFNVPHGSYDHPTICDADNIRAVSKALENVTLICDDFLGSKGFIDHGTLVYFDPPYRPLSKTANFTSYSKHTFTDEDQIRLANFYRELDTKGAFLLLSNSDPKASNPDDNFFDDLFAGFNIERVFAKRAINRDPTGRGEITELIIRNYG